A genomic stretch from Lathyrus oleraceus cultivar Zhongwan6 chromosome 2, CAAS_Psat_ZW6_1.0, whole genome shotgun sequence includes:
- the LOC127123916 gene encoding histone H1-like, producing MVAIPTTSNQYTFTSYLNQLPANFKKLLLQNLKKDVASGKLVKVKASFKLSAAARKPAVAKPKTKPAAKAKTVKAKTAAKPKSAAIKPKLKSMRYEESSKKTNRSQSHLNQHILQSRSVYLSLVHHYFHQNQG from the coding sequence ATGGTAGCAATACCTACAACTTCAAATCAGTATACGTTCACCTCTTACCTTAATCAGCTTCCTGCTAACTTCAAGAAGCTATTGCTCCAAAATTTGAAGAAGGATGTTGCTTCTGGAAAGCTTGTTAAGGTTAAAGCTTCATTCAAGCTTTCAGCAGCGGCCAGAAAGCCTGCAGTTGCCAAGCCAAAGACAAAGCCAGCTGCCAAGGCAAAGACTGTGAAGGCCAAGACAGCCGCTAAGCCCAAATCTGCTGCTATCAAGCCCAAACTCAAGTCGATGCGTTACGAAGAAAGCTCCAAGAAGACCAACAGGTCTCAAAGCCACTTGAATCAGCACATTCTTCAGTCAAGAAGTGTCTATCTTTCACTGGTGCATCATTACTTTCACCAAAATCAGGGCTAG
- the LOC127121589 gene encoding uncharacterized protein LOC127121589 codes for MAGRNDAAMAAAMQAMAQAVQNLPNAGGDAGSRSLATFQRENPPVFKGKHDPDAALGWLKEIERIFRVMDCTPAQKVRYGTHMLAVEADDWWLETHERLTVAGEVITWDVFRREFLRKYYPEDVRGKKEIEFLELKQGNMSVTDYAAKFVELSKFYPHYTGAGAEFSKCIKFENGLRSEIKKAVGYQKIRIFTELVDSCRIFEEDNNAHYKIVSDRRGKQHQNRGKPYDAPAGKGKQRAAPAQRASGGGAPAGIVCFKCGQAGHK; via the coding sequence atggctggaaggaatgacgctgcaatggctgccgcaatgcaagcaatggcacaagcggtgcagaacttgccaaatgctggtggtgatgctgggtcacgtagcttggcgacttttcagagagagaatccgccggtgtttaaagggaagcatgatccagatgcagccttgggatggttgaaagagattgagagaatcttccgtgttatggattgcactccagctcagaaggttcggtatggtactcacatgctagcagtcgaagctgatgactggtggctagagactcacgagaggttgaccgtggcaggtgaagtcattacttgggatgtattccgtagggaatttctgaggaagtattatccggaagatgtccgtggtaagaaggaaattgaattccttgagctgaagcaaggaaacatgtctgtcactgattatgctgcgaaatttgtggagttgtctaaattttatcctcattacactggtgcgggtgctgaattttcaaagtgcatcaagtttgaaaatggattgcgctctgaaattaagaaggctgttgggtatcagaagatacgcattttcactgaattggttgatagctgcaggatatttgaagaggacaataatgctcattacaagattgtcagtgatcgcagaggcaagcaacatcaaaaccgtggcaagccgtatgatgctccagctggaaaagggaagcaaagagctgctccagctcagagagctagtgggggaggtgctcctgctggtatagtttgcttcaaatgtggtcaggctggtcataag